A single Amia ocellicauda isolate fAmiCal2 chromosome 9, fAmiCal2.hap1, whole genome shotgun sequence DNA region contains:
- the ier3 gene encoding radiation-inducible immediate-early gene IEX-1: MYTRSNSLLLSISAEHSYAAHSYRPMARSTQPEIFTFERLPEPDRRRSSLHRNKRRTTRVLYPSKVRKYLPPPEKSLIKRWLVALCLVVCLQIYTEEPCAETAVVGEGSGEDLRFSELQLLPFLSAELKVPEMDSYAAGQQRLEESTADRVDSEDLNSTCPDWYNEVARMSVPSRQSGYVVALLYPVYHNL; the protein is encoded by the coding sequence ATGTACACCAGATCCAACAGCCTGCTCCTGTCCATCTCTGCAGAGCACTCGTACGCGGCGCACTCGTACCGGCCGATGGCCCGCAGTACCCAGCCCGAAATCTTCACCTTCGAGCGGCTGCCCGAGCCCGACCGGCGCCGCAGCTCGCTACACCGCAACAAGAGGAGGACCACCCGGGTCCTGTACCCGTCCAAGGTGCGCAAGTACCTGCCGCCGCCCGAGAAGAGTCTGATCAAGCGCTGGCTGGTCGCCCTCTGCCTGGTGGTGTGCCTGCAGATCTACACCGAGGAGCCCTGCGCGGAGACGGCGGTCGTTGGCGAGGGCTCTGGCGAGGACCTGCGCTTCTCCGAGCTCCAGCTCCTACCTTTCCTCTCCGCCGAGCTGAAGGTGCCGGAGATGGATAGCTACGCGGCCGGGCAGCAGCGTCTAGAGGAGAGCACGGCGGACCGGGTAGACAGCGAGGACCTGAACTCAACGTGTCCCGACTGGTACAATGAGGTGGCCAGGATGTCTGTGCCCAGCAGGCAAAGTGGCTACGTGGTGGCTCTCCTCTACCCCGTCTATCACAACCTGTGA